From the Psilocybe cubensis strain MGC-MH-2018 chromosome 9, whole genome shotgun sequence genome, one window contains:
- a CDS encoding Putative epoxide hydrolase translates to MSNESQPQPFRIDIDDATIDWIQARVRNARIVPDVKHPKGMEWADGVPGNVMDRLVKYWREEYDWRKVEAKLNSTYKMFTLDIPEGNELIKLHYVHHRSDRADAIPLLFLHGWPGNFTEVEYLLSLTKPEDPSQQAFHVIAPSLPGFVFSSSPKEADFSISKIGSICNQLMFKLGYTRYIGQGGDWGSFILRSMASSFPKSCIGIHINFLAAKQPSPFTHPLAYLRLLIGDFTPDQKKRIERGQWFFTDEWGYSEIAGTKPQTLAYSLTDSPIGMLSWLFDKMTPLVQPGYVWEPEKVITWVMLYLLSGSSWHARIYKYGAPVIPPQNDVKIVPGEVEFGASCFPYDIGYIPIWWAKAELAKNIIFWKEHSKGGHFAATESPEVLKADIREFVERLSDKARKSLKY, encoded by the exons ATGTCCAACGAGTCACAACCACAACCTTTTCGCATTGACATCGACGATGCAACCATTGACTGGATACAAGCGCGCGTTAGAAACGCTCGCATCGTTCCGGATGTTAAGCATCCcaaaggaatggaatggGCAGATGGCGTACCTGGAAATGTGATGGATCGCCTTGTCAAATATTGGAGGGAGGAATATGACTGGAGAAAAGTCGAGGCCAAGTTGAATTCAACGTACAAGATGTTCACCCTCGATATCCCCGAAGGAAACGAGCTCATCAAGTTACACTACGTTCATCACCGCAGTGATAGAGCCGATGCTATTCCACTGCTTTTCTTACATGGGTGGCCGGGAAATTTCACAGAG GTCGAATATCTCTTGAGTTTGACCAAACCTGAAGATCCAAGCCAACAGGCCTTTCACGTTATTGCGCCTTCACTTCCTGGATTTGTGttttcttcatctccaaAG GAAGCGGACTTCTCCATTTCCAAGATAGGATCTATCTGCAACCAGTTGATGTTCAAGCTGGGTTACACAAGATATATTGGACAAGGCGGCGATTGGGGATCCTTCATCCTTCGCTCCATGGCGTCATCTTTTCCAAAGTCCTGCATTGGGATACATATCAACTTTTTGGCAGCAAAGCAGCCTTCTCCTTTCACGCACCCTTTGGCATATCTAAGGCTCCTAATAGGCGACTTCACCCCGGATCAAAAAAAGAGGATTGAACGTGGTCAATGGTTCTTCACAGATGAATGGGGCTACAGTGAGATCGCAGGAACAAAACCGCAAACTCTGGCCTATAGCTTAACAGATTCGCCAATCGGCATGCTTTCCTGGCTTTTCGACAAAATGACACCCCTTGTTCAGCCAGGCTACGTATGGGAACCTGAGAAGGTCATCACCTGGGTAATGCTATACCTCCTATCAGGAAGCTCTTGGCATGCTAGAATCTACAAATATGGTGCACCGGTGATTCCTCCTCAAAACGATGTCAAGATTGTACCAGGCGAAGTCGAATTTGGAGCTAGCTGTTTCCCCTACGATATAGGCTATATTCCAATTTGGTGGGCAAAGGCAGAGTTGGCAAAGAATATTATATTTTGGAAAGAACATTCCAAGGGAGGTCACTTTGCTGCCACTGAGAGCCCAGAGGTGCTGAAAGCGGATATACGGGAATTCGTAGAAAGATTATCTGATAAAGCACGGAAGTCGTTGAAGTATTAG
- a CDS encoding Orotate phosphoribosyltransferase → MAEPSQALYKAELIRHAMEVDALKYGSFTLKSGRISPYFFNAGLMCTGPILATLATGYSSTIAQALKDGIFPEFDVLFGPAYKGISFASSAAMALYNQHGISIGFAYDRKEVNTYAEGGKMVGVPVVGKRVVILDDVMTSGKAVRGAIETIRHHGGEVVGCIQALDRLEVGQNGVNSTVKEIEGMIGKGRVISIFTMKDLMIWLESQGLVRELEGLQAYWDQYGLK, encoded by the exons ATGGCAGAGCCAAGCCAGGCTTTGTACAAGGCTGAATTGATTCGACACGctatggaggtggatgcCCTTAAATATGGTTCATTCACCCTTAAGTCGGGGCG AATTTCCCCATATTTCTTTAACGCAGGGCTCATGTGCACTGGACCCATTCTGGCTACGCTAGCAACTGGGTATTCCTCTACTATTGCACAAGCATTGAAGGATGGTATATTCCCTGAGTTTGACGTCCTGTTCGGCCCAGCCTATAAGGGCATCTCTTTCGCTTCCAGTGCTGCTATGGCACTATATAATCAGCACGGTATTTCAATTGGCTTTGCCTATGATAGAAAGGAGGTAAATACCTACGCAGAGGGTGGTAAAATGGTAGGAGTACCTGTCGTAGGAAAACGTGTGGTCATCCTCGACGACGTGATGACCTCGGGAAAGGCAGTGCGTGGTGCAATTGAGACGATTCGGCACCACGGCGGTGAAGTTGTTGGTTGCATTCAAGCACTCGACAGGCTAGAGGTCGGACAGAATGGCGTCAACAGCACCGTGAAGGAGATTGAAGGAATGATTGGCAAAGGCAGAGTAATCTCTATATTTACTATGAAGGACCTCATGATATGGTTGGAAAGCCAAGGTTTAGTTAGGGAACTGGAGGGTTTGCAAGCATATTGGGACCAGTATGGCTTAAAATAA
- a CDS encoding Orotate phosphoribosyltransferase → MTEPSQASYKKDLIQYAMEVDALKYGSFTLIAGRTSPYFFNSGLMCTGPILATLAAAYASTIAQALKDGSLPEFDILFGMAYKGIPFASNAAVALYSQHGISVSVAYNRKEVKDHGEGGIMVGEPVKGKRVVILDDVMTSGKTIHGAIETIRQNGGEVVGVIHALDRQEVGQDGVSSAVKVIEGLIGEGRVFSILTMTDLMIWLERKGLVKELESLQAYWDQYGLK, encoded by the exons ATGACAGAGCCAAGCCAGGCTTCATATAAAAAAGATCTAATCCAGTACGCCATGGAGGTGGATGCGCTGAAATACGGCTCTTTCACCCTCATAGCAGGGCG AACGTCTCCGTATTTTTTTAATTCAGGGCTCATGTGCACTGGTCCCATTCTCGCTACGCTAGCGGCTGCGTATGCATCTACCATTGCACAAGCGTTAAAGGATGGTTCATTACCTGAATTTGACATCCTATTTGGCATGGCCTATAAAGGAATCCCATTCGCGTCGAATGCCGCTGTGGCGTTATATAGCCAACATGGAATCTCAGTGAGTGTTGCTTACAATAGAAAGGAGGTGAAAGATCACGGAGAGGGTGGTATAATGGTCGGAGAACCGGTCAAAGGGAAACGTGTGGTCATCCTCGACGACGTGATGACATCGGGAAAGACAATACATGGTGCCATTGAGACGATTCGTCAAAATGGGGGTGAAGTTGTTGGCGTCATCCATGCGCTTGATAGGCAGGAAGTGGGACAGGACGGAGTCAGTAGCGCTGTAAAGGTAATTGAGGGACTAATCGGCGAAGGCAGAGTCTTCTCTATTCTCACTATGACGGACCTCATGATATGGTTGGAAAGAAAAGGTTTAGTTAAGGAACTCGAGAGTTTGCAAGCGTATTGGGATCAATATGGTTTAAAGTAA
- a CDS encoding Ubiquitin carboxyl-terminal hydrolase 16 — MNSVLQGLIATRLLSDLVHFDPIPAEIQRKAATPIISRRSPQLTNGHNLAGPYEHAWVNSMPIGDMFLTLVYKAWDSQRNRRRDTLSPKSILNALGQKYDQYLDFAQQDAHEFLRILLDAMRMEEQDIIKTRQPPPPKLPKKRRRTTITSGNPPSISVPESSSKSTEPASNVEEVVSTSIESSPDQAKDPKDDVTLLSFADMLFSGQLTSILVCQKCKHVSQTYEEFNDISLSIKAEDYLPHNRKRDRFKKIVGRLTAFPGSSSQGQSKDSRKLSAHLPLAPNHLVEMQRSSSVPPSPRTEREIKQLGTDDEQHVSEPPRRRSLDVPVGVSVPDSNTPEISHQTLAPAVEVIESVPPFETTLQEPDRQDDGGAESEHSHILVNVTGPDDKHVEFIEPKIDRKDKGNVGQSDSTDTEDSKKDHGSSKEKSKQDDSWAKIGRRISMSVGLGRPKGSDKDKDKKVKDRKSRSMDRGGGLGSHMKEIKEAAIEVADLGIQKSLSAIVPPSKSAKEVTSDTRRISSDGRSAVSSSTEASSSGIPSSKPSKTLPNPSISSQSNNSLAPASNSSSAVPSIFPHVQRSKSPKPPKPSNAEAEYLRKILADVAVSSSSNNPFAIFKPPLLHNHSGHNTRPLSTHAPGGLNSHEKSAGATWLGIGIRNLSGLEECLRMFTAVEVLDGDNMVGCRRCWKIQNGMYHGTKEKDSDQEDQEEEEDRLPFEGGTAKNDPMTVNGVVNPPAKKIPHPLQVVSSSLSASAAVHIPTSISTPTVSMFSQADVNSDTRSISSLPTATTSASDLSLGQAKESDDSGDSQVSLSAMSEGSSSASANTKVERSGPGGMPIPVISTTSPPETPQWPTDPHNSIADNKVLGDNADANRSASYARLIGATSGPVPPSIPTPNPKLTQALYGFNTSSGSKDSLLIPQIGRPKYQKRRSYAESTFTDNDSSGDESDTSIGTSVSADSLRSSGSQNATIASSLANGTKSVPESSATAASIPQAQATKVSPPKKAPKPPKPVIMRPAYKRYLIAVPPPVLVIHFKRFQQTAKTPLMSFSHGFKKLEDYVSFPEHLDLLPFLAPRKEDYGLGKKGKGKESKVKEKEESCMYRLYAVVVHIGNMLGGHYIAYTALPDNLSRPARAAGADGDGKGTESTSDTAGQEKADTNSDPPSDAPKPASERQWAYISDTTVRLTTLEEVLHAKAYICMYERC; from the exons ATGAACTCGGTCTTGCAAGGG CTGATTGCAACGCGTCTGCTCTCCGATCTCGTACATTTCGATCCCATTCCTGCCGAGATTCAGCGCAAAGCAGCTACACCCATCATTTCTCGAAGATCTCCTCAGCTTACGAACGGACACAATCTCGCTGGACCTTATGAACATGCTTGGGTAAATAGCATGCCCATCGGAGACATGTTTCTCACCTTGGTGTATAAAGCTTGGGATAGCCAGAGGAACAGACGAAGAGACACACTTAGTCCAAA ATCCATTCTCAATGCCCTCGGACAAAAATACGACCAATATTTGGATTTCGCTCAGCAAGACGCCCACGAATTTCTTCGTATTCTATTGGATGCCATGCGCATGGAAGAACAGGAT ATAATAAAGACGCGCCAGCCTCCTCCACCCAAACTGCCAAAAAAACGGAGAAGGACTACAATAACGTCTGGTAACCCTCCATCGATTTCTGTCCCAGAATCGTCGTCGAAATCGACTGAGCCAGCATCGAACGTCGAAGAGGTAGTATCGACATCAATAGAATCGTCACCAGACCAAGCCAAGGACCCCAAAGACGATGTTACCCTTCTATCATTTGCCGACATGCTTTTCAGCGGCCAGCTAACTAGCATTCTTGTTTGCCAAAAATGCAAACACGTATCTCAGACCTACGAAGAATTCAACGATATTAGCTTGAGCATCAAGGCAGAGGATTATCTTCCTCACAACAGGAAGCGTGATCGattcaagaagattgtcGGCCGTCTCACTGCATTCCCCGGGAGTTCCAGTCAAGGGCAGTCGAAGGATTCGCGCAAGCTTTCAGCACATCTACCTCTTGCGCCGAATCACCTTGTTGAAATGCAGCGCTCTTCTTCTGTACCTCCAAGTCCACGTACCGAACGGGAAATCAAACAATTAGGGACTGATGATGAACAACATGTTTCTGAGCCCCCACGACGAAGAAGTCTTGATGTGCCGGTTGGTGTGTCCGTGCCCGATTCCAATACACCCGAGATATCTCATCAAACCTTGGCACCTGCTGTGGAAGTAATCGAGAGCGTCCCACCATTCGAAACCACCTTGCAAGAACCTGACCGACAAGACGATGGCGGGGCGGAGAGCGAGCATTCTCACATCCTTGTCAATGTGACTGGCCCCGATGATAAGCATGTGGAATTCATCGAGCCGAAGATTGATCGGAAGGATAAGGGCAATGTCGGCCAAAGTGACTCAACAGATACAGAAGACAGCAAAAAAGATCATGGTAGTAGCAAGGAGAAGTCAAAGCAGGACGACAGTTGGGCAAAGATCGGGCGGAGGATTAGTATGTCTGTTGGTTTGGGAAGGCCAAAGGGCAGCGATAAAGACAAGGATAAGAAGGTCAAGGATAGGAAAAGCAGGTCTATGGATCGCGGCGGAGGTTTGGGGAGTCATATGAAGGAAATAAAAGAGGCTGCCATCGAAGTGGCCGACCTTGGCATCCAAAAATCACTGTCGGCAATCGTACCCCCGTCGAAGTCAGCGAAGGAAGTTACCTCGGATACAAGAAGGATATCTTCTGACGGAAGATCTGCCGTTTCATCCAGTAcagaggcgtcgagttctGGTATCCCCAGCTCAAAACCTTCCAAAACGCTACCGAATCCGTCAATATCTTCACAGTCAAATAATTCCCTGGCACCTGCCTCCAATTCCTCATCCGCGGTTCCTTCCATATTCCCTCATGTCCAACGTTCTAAATCTCCGAAACCCCCGAAACCCAGCAACGCTGAGGCAGAGTATCTGCGCAAGATTCTTGCTGATGTCGCTGTGTCCTCGTCTTCAAACAACCCATTCGCCATTTTCAAGCCACCATTATTACACAATCATTCCGGTCATAACACACGGCCTCTGTCGACACATGCACCGGGCGGCCTGAATTCACATGAGAAAAGTGCTGGTGCGACGTGGTTGGGAATTGGAATACGCAATCTCTCGGGCCTCGAGGAGTGTCTACGGATGTTCACTGCGGTGGAGGTATTGGATGGCGATAACATGGTGGGGTGTAGGAGGTGCTGGAAAATACAAAATGGAATGTATCATGGCACCAAGGAAAAGGACTCGGACCAGGAAGatcaagaagaggaagaagatcgTTTGCCTTTTGAAGGCGGCACGGCCAAGAACGATCCGATGACTGTAAATGGTGTCGTCAATCCCCCGGCAAAAAAGATACCACATCCCCTCCAGGTTGTCTCCTCGTCGCTCTCGGCTAGCGCGGCGGTGCACATTCCAACCTCCATCTCCACACCAACAGTGTCTATGTTTTCACAAGCCGACGTGAACAGCGATACCCGCTCAATATCATCACTGCCAACAGCTACTACTTCCGCGTCTGATTTGAGTCTGGGACAGGCCAAAGAAAGTGATGATAGTGGCGACTCTCAAGTCTCATTATCAGCCATGTCAGAGGGAAGttcgagcgcgagcgcgaatACAAAGGTCGAACGCTCCGGTCCTGGTGGAATGCCTATCCCCGTTATCTCAACAACCTCTCCTCCAGAAACACCTCAATGGCCCACCGACCCGCACAATTCAATCGCAGATAACAAAGTTTTGGGCGACAATGCTGATGCCAATCGCAGCGCCTCCTATGCACGACTCATAGGCGCGACGAGCGGCCCGGTGCCTCCGTCCATTCCCACTCCAAACCCAAAGCTTACGCAGGCTCTTTATGGCTTCAATACGTCTTCTGGATCCAAGGATTCTCTTCTTATTCCTCAAATTGGCCGACCAAAGTATCAAAAGCGGAGGTCATACGCAGAATCGACTTTTACCGACAACGATAGCTCAGGCGACGAGAGCGATACTTCTATAGGCACATCAGTCTCCGCTGATTCGTTGAGAAGTTCAGGGTCTCAAAATGCTACCATCGCGTCTAGCTTGGCCAATGGTACCAAATCCGTTCCTGAATCCTCTGCGACTGCTGCCTCTATACCGCAAGCGCAGGCAACAAAGGTTTCACCACCGAAGAAGGCCCCTAAGCCACCCAAGCCGGTCATTATGCGGCCAGCGTATAAGCGATATCTCATCGCGGTTCCTCCTCCAGTACTTGTAATACATTTCAAACGGTTTCAACAGACCGCGAAGACACCCTTGATGTCATTTTCTCATGGGTTCAAGAAACTTGAGGATTACGTCTCTTTCCCTGAACATCTCGACCTTCTGCCATTCTTAGCGccaagaaaagaagattaCGGACTGGGTAAAAAAGGCAAGGGTAAAGAGAGCAAAgtgaaggagaaagaggagagctGCATGTACCGGCTGTACGCCGTCGTGGTGCATATCGGGAATATG CTTGGTGGCCATTATATTGCATACACTGCTCTGCCTGACAATCTTTCTCGACCTGCTCGCGCTGCTGGAGCAGACGGTGATGGAAAGGGGACTGAATCCACCTCCGATACCGCTGGACAAGAGAAAGCAGACACAAATTCCGATCCTCCTTCTGATGCCCCCAAGCCGGCATCTGAAAGACAATGGGCATATATTAGCGACACTACTGTAAGACTAACGACTCTGGAGGAGGTTCTTCACGCCAAGGCTTATATCTGCATGTACGAGCGGTGTTGA
- a CDS encoding Aminopeptidase 2, mitochondrial codes for MELTRMRSTADNKALKYRLPTKVKPYHYDLIVKTDLEQLKFEGFVKISLDVKDDTSELVLHVKDLELRKAWVSSDCWTSEKDVDISSIDDTLERVTYRMPEALTTGSKAALNIRFSGSLTGNMMGYYRSRWETQGKTQYYSLTQFEATAARRAFPCWDEPLLKATFSVIMISRMGTVNLSNMSVVSERLLEELDSSIISTDRNNLFYPFSKGEWKVTKFDVSPPMSSYVVAFANGPFAFIERSIKMPLSGRTIPLRIYSTPDLIGQAQFALDVKAAALPLYEKMFGVEYPLPKLDTLVASDFDPAAMENWGLITGRLSSLLIDPDRPDTRAMKEVASIQSHEVAHMWFGNITTLKWWTYVYLNEEFRLGIEFINKHLVRALKQDAKLSSHPVQVDSPDASDINQIFDNLSYSKGASVLLMLSSFVGEESFLKGVSIYLKKNLFGNSVTRDLWDGISAATGLDIGELMNSWITATGYPVISVTENANGIIVRQDRFLEAGHASPENNQTLWTVPLAILMIENGRSVIDRSVLLKERENFIALDTNKPYKLNAGTQGVYLVLYTPERLSLLAAEAKKENSLLDVKDRLGLIHDTIALALAGYSKLSVALTFVSQFNFEEDYMVWQAISDNLADIQDIWWEFLAITNKFQEFRRSLYSPLVSKLGYNYPAGEPLNAKILRTLAISQACDAGDECVVSELKRRFDAYIETGDDSQIPVDLQNTVYTTATRYGGMKEYRIMRNIYDNPKSPTQQNSAIFAMANTQDTDLLEETLIFVLNNARDQDILIFVVALAKNYKARRMLTTFIKENYDQLVDRFKGTMSFSYLISRAFQFYSSKQDYQDIVDFFKDKDTSDYNKSLAQGLESIHTRANCIERNTRDLKQWLSKFLN; via the exons ATGGAGCTAACTAGGATGCGCAGTACGGCTGATAATAAAGCTTTGAA GTATCGACTACCAACAAAAGTCAAACCATACCATTACGACCTCATCGTTAAAACCGACCTTGAACAACTGAAGTTTGAGGGATTTGTTAAAATAAG TCTGGACGTTAAAGATGACACATCAGAACTTGTCCTTCATGTAAAGGATTTGGAACTGCGGAAAGC ATGGGTGTCGTCTGATTGCTGGACCTCAGAAAAGGATGTTGATATCTCCTCCATTGACGACACTCTGGAGCGGGTCACCTACAGGATGCCTGAAGCCCTTACAACAGGTTCTAAAGCTGCTTTAAATATCCGTTTCTCCGGAAGTCTTACCGGAAATATGATGGGATATTATCGATCGCGCTGGGAAACTCAGGGGAAGACACAATACTACTCATTGACGCAATTTGAG GCGACTGCTGCTAGACGAGCTTTTCCCTGTTGGGATGAGCCTCTTCTCAAAGCAACATTTTCTGTGATAATGATCTCGCGCATGGGCACCGTGAACCTAAGTAACATGTCCGTTGTCAGCGAGAGGCTTCTCGAGGAGCTCGATAGCAGCATAATATCAACCGATCGTAACAATCTCTTCTACCCTTTCTCGAAGGGGGAGTGGAAGGTGACCAAGTTCGATGTATCTCCCCCAATGTCCTCCTATGTCGTGGCGTTTGCGAACGGTCCTTTTGCGTTCATAGAAAGGTCTATTAAAATGCCTTTGAGTGGCAGAACTATTCCATTGCGGATCTACT CCACTCCAGATCTCATTGGACAAGCACAATTTGCGCTTGATGTAAAAGCTGCCGCATTGCCGCTCTACGAAAAGATGTTCGGCGTCGAGTATCCGCTTCCCAAACTCGACACCCTTGTG GCGAGTGACTTTGACCCTGCTGCAATGGAGAACTGGGGTCTGATTACGGGACGGCTGAGCTCCTTGCTAATTGACCCTGACCGTCCTGATACTCGAGCGATGAAGGAGGTGGCATCAATCCAAAGCCATGAGGTGGCGCATATGTG GTTTGGAAATATAACTACCTTGAAATGGTGGACATATGTTTATCTAAATGAAG AATTTCGTCTTGGTATCGAATTTATTAATAAGCACCTTGTTCGAGCGCTTAAGCAGGACGCCAAGCTGTCCTCCCATCCTGTTCAAGTTGATTCCCCAGATGCTAGCGATATAAACCAA ATCTTCGACAATTTATCGTACTCCAAGGGAGCGTCTG TACTTCTCATGCTGTCCTCTTTTGTGGGGGAAGAATCCTTTTTGAAAGGGGTTTCCATCTACCTCAAGAAAAATTTGTTTGGCAATAGTGTCACGCGCGACCTCTGGGATGGCATCAGCGCAGCTACGGGCCTCGACATAGGCGAGCTCATGAATTCCTGGATTACCGCAACTGGATATCCTGTAATCAGTGTTACTGAGAATGCGAACGGAATTATTGTGCGTCAAGATCGGTTCTTAGAAGCTGGACATGCATCTCCAGAGAATAATCAAACACTATG GACTGTACCGTTGGCAATCCTGATGATTGAAAATGGCCGGTCGGTTATTGATAGATCTGTCCTACTAAAAGAACGCGAGAACTTCATTGCCTTGGACACCAATAAACCATATAAGTTAAATGCTGGTACCCAAGGAGTTT ATCTAGTTTTATATACACCTGAGCGCTTGTCTCTACTTGCTGCAGAAGccaagaaagaaaattcaCTCCTTGACGTTAAAGACCGACTTGGCCTCATTCACGACACAATAGCGTTGGCTTTAGCCGGATATTCCAAGCTCAGCGTTGCCTTGACTTTTGTTTCCCAGTTcaattttgaggaagatT ATATGGTCTGGCAAGCTATCTCTGATAATCTTGCAGATATTCAAGACATATGGTGGGAATTCCTCGCTATCACAAACAAGTTCCAAGAGTTCCGCCGG TCTCTCTATTCGCCTCTGGTATCAAAACTAGGCTATAACTATCCCGCCGGGGAACCTTTGAATGCAAAAATTTTGAGGACGCTAGCTATTTCGCAAGCATGTGACGCTGGCGATGAGTG CGTCGTTTCTGAGCTAAAACGTCGATTCGACGCCTATATAGAGACTGGGGACGACTCGCAGATACCGGTAGACCTTCAAAACACGGTTTACACGACT GCTACCCGATATGGTGGTATGAAGGAGTATAGAATTATGCGCAACATATACGATAATCCCAAGTCACCCACCCAGCAAAATTCGGCTAT TTTTGCAATGGCAAACACGCAAGACACCGATCTGCTTGAAGAAACATTGATATTCGTATTAAATAATGCAAGAGATCAGGATATCTTGATTTTTGTCGTTGCGCTGGCCAAAAATTACAAGGCGAGAAGAATGTTGACAACATTCATAAAAGAAAACTACGACCAA CTTGTTGACCGATTCAAAGGAACCATGTCATTCAGCTATTTAATTTCG CGAGCATTCCAGTTTTACTCCTCTAAACAGGATTATCAGGATATTGTTGATTTCTTCAAG GATAAAGACACCTCAGATTATAACAAGTCCTTAGCACAAGGTCTAGAAAGTATCCATACCAGAGCAAATTGCATTGAG AGGAATACGCGGGATCTAAAACAATGGTTGTCCAAGTTTTTGAATTGA